One segment of Salvelinus alpinus chromosome 1, SLU_Salpinus.1, whole genome shotgun sequence DNA contains the following:
- the LOC139577571 gene encoding ELAV-like protein 3 isoform X13 translates to MSRMVTQIISTMETQVSNGPSGTSLPNGPVISTNGATDDSKTNLIVNYLPQNMTQEEFKSLFGSIGEIESCKLVRDKITGQSLGYGFVNYVDPNDADKAINTLNGLKLQTKTIKVSYARPSSASIRDANLYVSGLPKTMTQKDMEQLFSQYGRIITSRILVDQVTGISRGVGFIRFDKRNEAEEAIKGLNGQKPLGAAEPITVKFANNPSQKTGQALLTQLYQTAARRYTGPLHHQTQRFRFSPITIDSMTSLAGVNLTGPTGAGWCIFVYNLSPEADESVLWQLFGPFGAVTNVKVIRDFTTNKCKGFGFVTMTNYDEAAMAIASLNGYRLGDRVLQVSFKTSKQHKA, encoded by the exons CAGATAATCAGCACCATGGAAACCCAGGTGTCCAACGGTCCGAGCGGAACCAGCCTCCCTAACGGGCCAGTCATCAGCACCAACGGTGCCACAGACGACAGCAAGACCAACCTAATCGTCAACTATCTGCCTCAGAACATGACCCAGGAGGAATTCAAGAGCCTGTTCGGTAGCATCGGAGAGATTGAATCCTGCAAACTGGTCCGAGACAAGATTACAG GCCAGAGTTTGGGCTATGGGTTCGTAAACTATGTGGATCCCAATGACGCAGACAAGGCCATCAACACACTCAACGGTCTCAAACTGCAGACCAAAACAATTAAG GTATCGTACGCCCGTCCCAGCTCAGCATCTATCCGTGATGCTAACCTGTATGTGAGCGGTCTGCCTAAGACCATGACCCAGAAGGACATGGAGCAGCTGTTCTCCCAGTACGGACGCATCATCACCTCCCGCATCCTGGTGGACCAGGTTACAG GTATATCGCGAGGAGTGGGCTTCATCCGGTTTGACAAGCGGAACGAGGCGGAAGAGGCCATCAAGGGCCTGAACGGCCAGAAGCCCCTGGGCGCAGCCGAACCCATCACGGTGAAGTTCGCCAACAACCCCAGCCAGAAGACGGGCCAGGCTCTGCTCACCCAGCTGTACCAGACCGCTGCACGCCGCTACACTGGCCCTCTGCACCACCAGACTCAGCGCTTCAG gTTCTCCCCCATCACCATCGACAGCATGACCAGCCTGGCGGGAGTCAACCTGACCGGGCCCACCGGAGCCGGCTGGTGCATCTTCGTCTACAACCTATCGCCCGAGGCTGACGAAAGCGTCCTGTGGCAGCTGTTCGGGCCCTTCGGTGCCGTCACAAACGTCAAGGTCATCCGTGACTTCACCACCAACAAATGTAAGGGCTTCGGCTTCGTCACCATGACCAACTACGACGAGGCAGCCATGGCCATCGCTAGTCTCAACGGCTACCGCTTGGGAGACCGCGTGCTGCAGGTCTCCTTCAAGACCAGCAAGCAACACaaggcctga
- the LOC139577571 gene encoding ELAV-like protein 3 isoform X12, with protein sequence MSRMVTQIISTMETQVSNGPSGTSLPNGPVISTNGATDDSKTNLIVNYLPQNMTQEEFKSLFGSIGEIESCKLVRDKITGIHDASAGQSLGYGFVNYVDPNDADKAINTLNGLKLQTKTIKVSYARPSSASIRDANLYVSGLPKTMTQKDMEQLFSQYGRIITSRILVDQVTGISRGVGFIRFDKRNEAEEAIKGLNGQKPLGAAEPITVKFANNPSQKTGQALLTQLYQTAARRYTGPLHHQTQRFRFSPITIDSMTSLAGVNLTGPTGAGWCIFVYNLSPEADESVLWQLFGPFGAVTNVKVIRDFTTNKCKGFGFVTMTNYDEAAMAIASLNGYRLGDRVLQVSFKTSKQHKA encoded by the exons CAGATAATCAGCACCATGGAAACCCAGGTGTCCAACGGTCCGAGCGGAACCAGCCTCCCTAACGGGCCAGTCATCAGCACCAACGGTGCCACAGACGACAGCAAGACCAACCTAATCGTCAACTATCTGCCTCAGAACATGACCCAGGAGGAATTCAAGAGCCTGTTCGGTAGCATCGGAGAGATTGAATCCTGCAAACTGGTCCGAGACAAGATTACAGGTATTCATGATGCTTCAGCAG GCCAGAGTTTGGGCTATGGGTTCGTAAACTATGTGGATCCCAATGACGCAGACAAGGCCATCAACACACTCAACGGTCTCAAACTGCAGACCAAAACAATTAAG GTATCGTACGCCCGTCCCAGCTCAGCATCTATCCGTGATGCTAACCTGTATGTGAGCGGTCTGCCTAAGACCATGACCCAGAAGGACATGGAGCAGCTGTTCTCCCAGTACGGACGCATCATCACCTCCCGCATCCTGGTGGACCAGGTTACAG GTATATCGCGAGGAGTGGGCTTCATCCGGTTTGACAAGCGGAACGAGGCGGAAGAGGCCATCAAGGGCCTGAACGGCCAGAAGCCCCTGGGCGCAGCCGAACCCATCACGGTGAAGTTCGCCAACAACCCCAGCCAGAAGACGGGCCAGGCTCTGCTCACCCAGCTGTACCAGACCGCTGCACGCCGCTACACTGGCCCTCTGCACCACCAGACTCAGCGCTTCAG gTTCTCCCCCATCACCATCGACAGCATGACCAGCCTGGCGGGAGTCAACCTGACCGGGCCCACCGGAGCCGGCTGGTGCATCTTCGTCTACAACCTATCGCCCGAGGCTGACGAAAGCGTCCTGTGGCAGCTGTTCGGGCCCTTCGGTGCCGTCACAAACGTCAAGGTCATCCGTGACTTCACCACCAACAAATGTAAGGGCTTCGGCTTCGTCACCATGACCAACTACGACGAGGCAGCCATGGCCATCGCTAGTCTCAACGGCTACCGCTTGGGAGACCGCGTGCTGCAGGTCTCCTTCAAGACCAGCAAGCAACACaaggcctga
- the LOC139577571 gene encoding ELAV-like protein 3 isoform X16 — translation MSRMVTQIISTMETQVSNGPSGTSLPNGPVISTNGATDDSKTNLIVNYLPQNMTQEEFKSLFGSIGEIESCKLVRDKITGQSLGYGFVNYVDPNDADKAINTLNGLKLQTKTIKVSYARPSSASIRDANLYVSGLPKTMTQKDMEQLFSQYGRIITSRILVDQVTGISRGVGFIRFDKRNEAEEAIKGLNGQKPLGAAEPITVKFANNPSQKTGQALLTQLYQTAARRYTGPLHHQTQRFSLIPPFGKGPDPNNSTKPILDNLLNASYGVKRFSPITIDSMTSLAGVNLTGPTGAGWCIFVYNLSPEADESVLWQLFGPFGAVTNVKVIRDFTTNKCKGFGFVTMTNYDEAAMAIASLNGYRLGDRVLQVSFKTSKQHKA, via the exons CAGATAATCAGCACCATGGAAACCCAGGTGTCCAACGGTCCGAGCGGAACCAGCCTCCCTAACGGGCCAGTCATCAGCACCAACGGTGCCACAGACGACAGCAAGACCAACCTAATCGTCAACTATCTGCCTCAGAACATGACCCAGGAGGAATTCAAGAGCCTGTTCGGTAGCATCGGAGAGATTGAATCCTGCAAACTGGTCCGAGACAAGATTACAG GCCAGAGTTTGGGCTATGGGTTCGTAAACTATGTGGATCCCAATGACGCAGACAAGGCCATCAACACACTCAACGGTCTCAAACTGCAGACCAAAACAATTAAG GTATCGTACGCCCGTCCCAGCTCAGCATCTATCCGTGATGCTAACCTGTATGTGAGCGGTCTGCCTAAGACCATGACCCAGAAGGACATGGAGCAGCTGTTCTCCCAGTACGGACGCATCATCACCTCCCGCATCCTGGTGGACCAGGTTACAG GTATATCGCGAGGAGTGGGCTTCATCCGGTTTGACAAGCGGAACGAGGCGGAAGAGGCCATCAAGGGCCTGAACGGCCAGAAGCCCCTGGGCGCAGCCGAACCCATCACGGTGAAGTTCGCCAACAACCCCAGCCAGAAGACGGGCCAGGCTCTGCTCACCCAGCTGTACCAGACCGCTGCACGCCGCTACACTGGCCCTCTGCACCACCAGACTCAGCGCTTCAG CCTCATCCCTCCATTTGGAAAGGGACCAGATCCAAATAACAGCACAAAACCAAT ACTCGACAATTTACTAAACGCCAGCTACGGAGTCAAGAG gTTCTCCCCCATCACCATCGACAGCATGACCAGCCTGGCGGGAGTCAACCTGACCGGGCCCACCGGAGCCGGCTGGTGCATCTTCGTCTACAACCTATCGCCCGAGGCTGACGAAAGCGTCCTGTGGCAGCTGTTCGGGCCCTTCGGTGCCGTCACAAACGTCAAGGTCATCCGTGACTTCACCACCAACAAATGTAAGGGCTTCGGCTTCGTCACCATGACCAACTACGACGAGGCAGCCATGGCCATCGCTAGTCTCAACGGCTACCGCTTGGGAGACCGCGTGCTGCAGGTCTCCTTCAAGACCAGCAAGCAACACaaggcctga
- the LOC139577571 gene encoding ELAV-like protein 3 isoform X14, whose translation MSRMVTIISTMETQVSNGPSGTSLPNGPVISTNGATDDSKTNLIVNYLPQNMTQEEFKSLFGSIGEIESCKLVRDKITGQSLGYGFVNYVDPNDADKAINTLNGLKLQTKTIKVSYARPSSASIRDANLYVSGLPKTMTQKDMEQLFSQYGRIITSRILVDQVTGISRGVGFIRFDKRNEAEEAIKGLNGQKPLGAAEPITVKFANNPSQKTGQALLTQLYQTAARRYTGPLHHQTQRFRFSPITIDSMTSLAGVNLTGPTGAGWCIFVYNLSPEADESVLWQLFGPFGAVTNVKVIRDFTTNKCKGFGFVTMTNYDEAAMAIASLNGYRLGDRVLQVSFKTSKQHKA comes from the exons ATAATCAGCACCATGGAAACCCAGGTGTCCAACGGTCCGAGCGGAACCAGCCTCCCTAACGGGCCAGTCATCAGCACCAACGGTGCCACAGACGACAGCAAGACCAACCTAATCGTCAACTATCTGCCTCAGAACATGACCCAGGAGGAATTCAAGAGCCTGTTCGGTAGCATCGGAGAGATTGAATCCTGCAAACTGGTCCGAGACAAGATTACAG GCCAGAGTTTGGGCTATGGGTTCGTAAACTATGTGGATCCCAATGACGCAGACAAGGCCATCAACACACTCAACGGTCTCAAACTGCAGACCAAAACAATTAAG GTATCGTACGCCCGTCCCAGCTCAGCATCTATCCGTGATGCTAACCTGTATGTGAGCGGTCTGCCTAAGACCATGACCCAGAAGGACATGGAGCAGCTGTTCTCCCAGTACGGACGCATCATCACCTCCCGCATCCTGGTGGACCAGGTTACAG GTATATCGCGAGGAGTGGGCTTCATCCGGTTTGACAAGCGGAACGAGGCGGAAGAGGCCATCAAGGGCCTGAACGGCCAGAAGCCCCTGGGCGCAGCCGAACCCATCACGGTGAAGTTCGCCAACAACCCCAGCCAGAAGACGGGCCAGGCTCTGCTCACCCAGCTGTACCAGACCGCTGCACGCCGCTACACTGGCCCTCTGCACCACCAGACTCAGCGCTTCAG gTTCTCCCCCATCACCATCGACAGCATGACCAGCCTGGCGGGAGTCAACCTGACCGGGCCCACCGGAGCCGGCTGGTGCATCTTCGTCTACAACCTATCGCCCGAGGCTGACGAAAGCGTCCTGTGGCAGCTGTTCGGGCCCTTCGGTGCCGTCACAAACGTCAAGGTCATCCGTGACTTCACCACCAACAAATGTAAGGGCTTCGGCTTCGTCACCATGACCAACTACGACGAGGCAGCCATGGCCATCGCTAGTCTCAACGGCTACCGCTTGGGAGACCGCGTGCTGCAGGTCTCCTTCAAGACCAGCAAGCAACACaaggcctga
- the LOC139577571 gene encoding ELAV-like protein 3 isoform X11, with protein MSRMVTQIISTMETQVSNGPSGTSLPNGPVISTNGATDDSKTNLIVNYLPQNMTQEEFKSLFGSIGEIESCKLVRDKITGIHDASAGQSLGYGFVNYVDPNDADKAINTLNGLKLQTKTIKVSYARPSSASIRDANLYVSGLPKTMTQKDMEQLFSQYGRIITSRILVDQVTAGISRGVGFIRFDKRNEAEEAIKGLNGQKPLGAAEPITVKFANNPSQKTGQALLTQLYQTAARRYTGPLHHQTQRFRFSPITIDSMTSLAGVNLTGPTGAGWCIFVYNLSPEADESVLWQLFGPFGAVTNVKVIRDFTTNKCKGFGFVTMTNYDEAAMAIASLNGYRLGDRVLQVSFKTSKQHKA; from the exons CAGATAATCAGCACCATGGAAACCCAGGTGTCCAACGGTCCGAGCGGAACCAGCCTCCCTAACGGGCCAGTCATCAGCACCAACGGTGCCACAGACGACAGCAAGACCAACCTAATCGTCAACTATCTGCCTCAGAACATGACCCAGGAGGAATTCAAGAGCCTGTTCGGTAGCATCGGAGAGATTGAATCCTGCAAACTGGTCCGAGACAAGATTACAGGTATTCATGATGCTTCAGCAG GCCAGAGTTTGGGCTATGGGTTCGTAAACTATGTGGATCCCAATGACGCAGACAAGGCCATCAACACACTCAACGGTCTCAAACTGCAGACCAAAACAATTAAG GTATCGTACGCCCGTCCCAGCTCAGCATCTATCCGTGATGCTAACCTGTATGTGAGCGGTCTGCCTAAGACCATGACCCAGAAGGACATGGAGCAGCTGTTCTCCCAGTACGGACGCATCATCACCTCCCGCATCCTGGTGGACCAGGTTACAG CAGGTATATCGCGAGGAGTGGGCTTCATCCGGTTTGACAAGCGGAACGAGGCGGAAGAGGCCATCAAGGGCCTGAACGGCCAGAAGCCCCTGGGCGCAGCCGAACCCATCACGGTGAAGTTCGCCAACAACCCCAGCCAGAAGACGGGCCAGGCTCTGCTCACCCAGCTGTACCAGACCGCTGCACGCCGCTACACTGGCCCTCTGCACCACCAGACTCAGCGCTTCAG gTTCTCCCCCATCACCATCGACAGCATGACCAGCCTGGCGGGAGTCAACCTGACCGGGCCCACCGGAGCCGGCTGGTGCATCTTCGTCTACAACCTATCGCCCGAGGCTGACGAAAGCGTCCTGTGGCAGCTGTTCGGGCCCTTCGGTGCCGTCACAAACGTCAAGGTCATCCGTGACTTCACCACCAACAAATGTAAGGGCTTCGGCTTCGTCACCATGACCAACTACGACGAGGCAGCCATGGCCATCGCTAGTCTCAACGGCTACCGCTTGGGAGACCGCGTGCTGCAGGTCTCCTTCAAGACCAGCAAGCAACACaaggcctga
- the LOC139577571 gene encoding ELAV-like protein 3 isoform X9 — protein MSRMVTQIISTMETQVSNGPSGTSLPNGPVISTNGATDDSKTNLIVNYLPQNMTQEEFKSLFGSIGEIESCKLVRDKITGIHDASAGQSLGYGFVNYVDPNDADKAINTLNGLKLQTKTIKVSYARPSSASIRDANLYVSGLPKTMTQKDMEQLFSQYGRIITSRILVDQVTAGISRGVGFIRFDKRNEAEEAIKGLNGQKPLGAAEPITVKFANNPSQKTGQALLTQLYQTAARRYTGPLHHQTQRFSLIPPFGKGPDPNNSTKPMFSPITIDSMTSLAGVNLTGPTGAGWCIFVYNLSPEADESVLWQLFGPFGAVTNVKVIRDFTTNKCKGFGFVTMTNYDEAAMAIASLNGYRLGDRVLQVSFKTSKQHKA, from the exons CAGATAATCAGCACCATGGAAACCCAGGTGTCCAACGGTCCGAGCGGAACCAGCCTCCCTAACGGGCCAGTCATCAGCACCAACGGTGCCACAGACGACAGCAAGACCAACCTAATCGTCAACTATCTGCCTCAGAACATGACCCAGGAGGAATTCAAGAGCCTGTTCGGTAGCATCGGAGAGATTGAATCCTGCAAACTGGTCCGAGACAAGATTACAGGTATTCATGATGCTTCAGCAG GCCAGAGTTTGGGCTATGGGTTCGTAAACTATGTGGATCCCAATGACGCAGACAAGGCCATCAACACACTCAACGGTCTCAAACTGCAGACCAAAACAATTAAG GTATCGTACGCCCGTCCCAGCTCAGCATCTATCCGTGATGCTAACCTGTATGTGAGCGGTCTGCCTAAGACCATGACCCAGAAGGACATGGAGCAGCTGTTCTCCCAGTACGGACGCATCATCACCTCCCGCATCCTGGTGGACCAGGTTACAG CAGGTATATCGCGAGGAGTGGGCTTCATCCGGTTTGACAAGCGGAACGAGGCGGAAGAGGCCATCAAGGGCCTGAACGGCCAGAAGCCCCTGGGCGCAGCCGAACCCATCACGGTGAAGTTCGCCAACAACCCCAGCCAGAAGACGGGCCAGGCTCTGCTCACCCAGCTGTACCAGACCGCTGCACGCCGCTACACTGGCCCTCTGCACCACCAGACTCAGCGCTTCAG CCTCATCCCTCCATTTGGAAAGGGACCAGATCCAAATAACAGCACAAAACCAAT gTTCTCCCCCATCACCATCGACAGCATGACCAGCCTGGCGGGAGTCAACCTGACCGGGCCCACCGGAGCCGGCTGGTGCATCTTCGTCTACAACCTATCGCCCGAGGCTGACGAAAGCGTCCTGTGGCAGCTGTTCGGGCCCTTCGGTGCCGTCACAAACGTCAAGGTCATCCGTGACTTCACCACCAACAAATGTAAGGGCTTCGGCTTCGTCACCATGACCAACTACGACGAGGCAGCCATGGCCATCGCTAGTCTCAACGGCTACCGCTTGGGAGACCGCGTGCTGCAGGTCTCCTTCAAGACCAGCAAGCAACACaaggcctga
- the LOC139577571 gene encoding ELAV-like protein 3 isoform X5, with protein MSRMVTQIISTMETQVSNGPSGTSLPNGPVISTNGATDDSKTNLIVNYLPQNMTQEEFKSLFGSIGEIESCKLVRDKITGIHDASAGQSLGYGFVNYVDPNDADKAINTLNGLKLQTKTIKVSYARPSSASIRDANLYVSGLPKTMTQKDMEQLFSQYGRIITSRILVDQVTAGISRGVGFIRFDKRNEAEEAIKGLNGQKPLGAAEPITVKFANNPSQKTGQALLTQLYQTAARRYTGPLHHQTQRFSLIPPFGKGPDPNNSTKPILDNLLNASYGVKRFSPITIDSMTSLAGVNLTGPTGAGWCIFVYNLSPEADESVLWQLFGPFGAVTNVKVIRDFTTNKCKGFGFVTMTNYDEAAMAIASLNGYRLGDRVLQVSFKTSKQHKA; from the exons CAGATAATCAGCACCATGGAAACCCAGGTGTCCAACGGTCCGAGCGGAACCAGCCTCCCTAACGGGCCAGTCATCAGCACCAACGGTGCCACAGACGACAGCAAGACCAACCTAATCGTCAACTATCTGCCTCAGAACATGACCCAGGAGGAATTCAAGAGCCTGTTCGGTAGCATCGGAGAGATTGAATCCTGCAAACTGGTCCGAGACAAGATTACAGGTATTCATGATGCTTCAGCAG GCCAGAGTTTGGGCTATGGGTTCGTAAACTATGTGGATCCCAATGACGCAGACAAGGCCATCAACACACTCAACGGTCTCAAACTGCAGACCAAAACAATTAAG GTATCGTACGCCCGTCCCAGCTCAGCATCTATCCGTGATGCTAACCTGTATGTGAGCGGTCTGCCTAAGACCATGACCCAGAAGGACATGGAGCAGCTGTTCTCCCAGTACGGACGCATCATCACCTCCCGCATCCTGGTGGACCAGGTTACAG CAGGTATATCGCGAGGAGTGGGCTTCATCCGGTTTGACAAGCGGAACGAGGCGGAAGAGGCCATCAAGGGCCTGAACGGCCAGAAGCCCCTGGGCGCAGCCGAACCCATCACGGTGAAGTTCGCCAACAACCCCAGCCAGAAGACGGGCCAGGCTCTGCTCACCCAGCTGTACCAGACCGCTGCACGCCGCTACACTGGCCCTCTGCACCACCAGACTCAGCGCTTCAG CCTCATCCCTCCATTTGGAAAGGGACCAGATCCAAATAACAGCACAAAACCAAT ACTCGACAATTTACTAAACGCCAGCTACGGAGTCAAGAG gTTCTCCCCCATCACCATCGACAGCATGACCAGCCTGGCGGGAGTCAACCTGACCGGGCCCACCGGAGCCGGCTGGTGCATCTTCGTCTACAACCTATCGCCCGAGGCTGACGAAAGCGTCCTGTGGCAGCTGTTCGGGCCCTTCGGTGCCGTCACAAACGTCAAGGTCATCCGTGACTTCACCACCAACAAATGTAAGGGCTTCGGCTTCGTCACCATGACCAACTACGACGAGGCAGCCATGGCCATCGCTAGTCTCAACGGCTACCGCTTGGGAGACCGCGTGCTGCAGGTCTCCTTCAAGACCAGCAAGCAACACaaggcctga
- the LOC139577571 gene encoding ELAV-like protein 3 isoform X15, whose amino-acid sequence MSRMVTIISTMETQVSNGPSGTSLPNGPVISTNGATDDSKTNLIVNYLPQNMTQEEFKSLFGSIGEIESCKLVRDKITGQSLGYGFVNYVDPNDADKAINTLNGLKLQTKTIKVSYARPSSASIRDANLYVSGLPKTMTQKDMEQLFSQYGRIITSRILVDQVTAGISRGVGFIRFDKRNEAEEAIKGLNGQKPLGAAEPITVKFANNPSQKTGQALLTQLYQTAARRYTGPLHHQTQRFSLIPPFGKGPDPNNSTKPILDNLLNASYGVKRFSPITIDSMTSLAGVNLTGPTGAGWCIFVYNLSPEADESVLWQLFGPFGAVTNVKVIRDFTTNKCKGFGFVTMTNYDEAAMAIASLNGYRLGDRVLQVSFKTSKQHKA is encoded by the exons ATAATCAGCACCATGGAAACCCAGGTGTCCAACGGTCCGAGCGGAACCAGCCTCCCTAACGGGCCAGTCATCAGCACCAACGGTGCCACAGACGACAGCAAGACCAACCTAATCGTCAACTATCTGCCTCAGAACATGACCCAGGAGGAATTCAAGAGCCTGTTCGGTAGCATCGGAGAGATTGAATCCTGCAAACTGGTCCGAGACAAGATTACAG GCCAGAGTTTGGGCTATGGGTTCGTAAACTATGTGGATCCCAATGACGCAGACAAGGCCATCAACACACTCAACGGTCTCAAACTGCAGACCAAAACAATTAAG GTATCGTACGCCCGTCCCAGCTCAGCATCTATCCGTGATGCTAACCTGTATGTGAGCGGTCTGCCTAAGACCATGACCCAGAAGGACATGGAGCAGCTGTTCTCCCAGTACGGACGCATCATCACCTCCCGCATCCTGGTGGACCAGGTTACAG CAGGTATATCGCGAGGAGTGGGCTTCATCCGGTTTGACAAGCGGAACGAGGCGGAAGAGGCCATCAAGGGCCTGAACGGCCAGAAGCCCCTGGGCGCAGCCGAACCCATCACGGTGAAGTTCGCCAACAACCCCAGCCAGAAGACGGGCCAGGCTCTGCTCACCCAGCTGTACCAGACCGCTGCACGCCGCTACACTGGCCCTCTGCACCACCAGACTCAGCGCTTCAG CCTCATCCCTCCATTTGGAAAGGGACCAGATCCAAATAACAGCACAAAACCAAT ACTCGACAATTTACTAAACGCCAGCTACGGAGTCAAGAG gTTCTCCCCCATCACCATCGACAGCATGACCAGCCTGGCGGGAGTCAACCTGACCGGGCCCACCGGAGCCGGCTGGTGCATCTTCGTCTACAACCTATCGCCCGAGGCTGACGAAAGCGTCCTGTGGCAGCTGTTCGGGCCCTTCGGTGCCGTCACAAACGTCAAGGTCATCCGTGACTTCACCACCAACAAATGTAAGGGCTTCGGCTTCGTCACCATGACCAACTACGACGAGGCAGCCATGGCCATCGCTAGTCTCAACGGCTACCGCTTGGGAGACCGCGTGCTGCAGGTCTCCTTCAAGACCAGCAAGCAACACaaggcctga
- the LOC139577571 gene encoding ELAV-like protein 3 isoform X3 — translation MSRMVTQIISTMETQVSNGPSGTSLPNGPVISTNGATDDSKTNLIVNYLPQNMTQEEFKSLFGSIGEIESCKLVRDKITGIHDASAGQSLGYGFVNYVDPNDADKAINTLNGLKLQTKTIKVSYARPSSASIRDANLYVSGLPKTMTQKDMEQLFSQYGRIITSRILVDQVTGISRGVGFIRFDKRNEAEEAIKGLNGQKPLGAAEPITVKFANNPSQKTGQALLTQLYQTAARRYTGPLHHQTQRFSLIPPFGKGPDPNNSTKPILDNLLNASYGVKSSPSLLPRFSPITIDSMTSLAGVNLTGPTGAGWCIFVYNLSPEADESVLWQLFGPFGAVTNVKVIRDFTTNKCKGFGFVTMTNYDEAAMAIASLNGYRLGDRVLQVSFKTSKQHKA, via the exons CAGATAATCAGCACCATGGAAACCCAGGTGTCCAACGGTCCGAGCGGAACCAGCCTCCCTAACGGGCCAGTCATCAGCACCAACGGTGCCACAGACGACAGCAAGACCAACCTAATCGTCAACTATCTGCCTCAGAACATGACCCAGGAGGAATTCAAGAGCCTGTTCGGTAGCATCGGAGAGATTGAATCCTGCAAACTGGTCCGAGACAAGATTACAGGTATTCATGATGCTTCAGCAG GCCAGAGTTTGGGCTATGGGTTCGTAAACTATGTGGATCCCAATGACGCAGACAAGGCCATCAACACACTCAACGGTCTCAAACTGCAGACCAAAACAATTAAG GTATCGTACGCCCGTCCCAGCTCAGCATCTATCCGTGATGCTAACCTGTATGTGAGCGGTCTGCCTAAGACCATGACCCAGAAGGACATGGAGCAGCTGTTCTCCCAGTACGGACGCATCATCACCTCCCGCATCCTGGTGGACCAGGTTACAG GTATATCGCGAGGAGTGGGCTTCATCCGGTTTGACAAGCGGAACGAGGCGGAAGAGGCCATCAAGGGCCTGAACGGCCAGAAGCCCCTGGGCGCAGCCGAACCCATCACGGTGAAGTTCGCCAACAACCCCAGCCAGAAGACGGGCCAGGCTCTGCTCACCCAGCTGTACCAGACCGCTGCACGCCGCTACACTGGCCCTCTGCACCACCAGACTCAGCGCTTCAG CCTCATCCCTCCATTTGGAAAGGGACCAGATCCAAATAACAGCACAAAACCAAT ACTCGACAATTTACTAAACGCCAGCTACGGAGTCAAGAG ttctccctctctccttcctaggTTCTCCCCCATCACCATCGACAGCATGACCAGCCTGGCGGGAGTCAACCTGACCGGGCCCACCGGAGCCGGCTGGTGCATCTTCGTCTACAACCTATCGCCCGAGGCTGACGAAAGCGTCCTGTGGCAGCTGTTCGGGCCCTTCGGTGCCGTCACAAACGTCAAGGTCATCCGTGACTTCACCACCAACAAATGTAAGGGCTTCGGCTTCGTCACCATGACCAACTACGACGAGGCAGCCATGGCCATCGCTAGTCTCAACGGCTACCGCTTGGGAGACCGCGTGCTGCAGGTCTCCTTCAAGACCAGCAAGCAACACaaggcctga